One genomic region from Puniceicoccaceae bacterium encodes:
- a CDS encoding glycosyltransferase family 2 protein produces the protein MNLPTLDIIIVHWNSPDFLKRCLQSLEQSHRSRFSVVNVWVGDNRSEHQDFSELQSFTLPLRWQLNPVNVGFARANNQVGLTSRSDYLLLLNPDVEVEADCLDRLMAQMESPRHTGVGIAGPHMQLGNGEPVRECAVFPTTRSWICDFLGLGKLRIPALGGFRLLDWDVSQTREVDHLMGGACLVRTRVYQDLGGLDECYFLYFVDLDFSKRMADSGWRSLFVHDARVIHRTDEIKSTGSMIRLLHSIRGRLRYTYTHLGLVARILTVILTFTIEPLLRIGRGLLQRDATQIRDLFKVYAMLLKGGA, from the coding sequence ATGAACCTGCCCACGCTCGACATCATCATTGTGCACTGGAACAGTCCAGACTTCCTGAAGCGATGCCTGCAGTCTCTGGAACAGTCTCATCGGAGCCGTTTTTCGGTGGTGAATGTGTGGGTGGGGGACAATCGATCCGAGCATCAGGATTTCTCCGAACTCCAGTCTTTCACATTGCCACTTCGCTGGCAATTGAATCCGGTTAATGTTGGTTTTGCCCGTGCGAATAATCAGGTTGGACTGACATCGCGGAGCGACTACCTGCTACTGCTTAATCCGGACGTCGAGGTGGAAGCGGACTGCCTGGATCGGTTGATGGCACAAATGGAGTCCCCTCGGCACACAGGTGTGGGCATTGCGGGTCCCCACATGCAATTGGGCAATGGTGAACCGGTTCGTGAATGTGCTGTATTTCCCACAACGCGAAGTTGGATTTGCGACTTTCTGGGACTTGGAAAACTTCGGATTCCTGCTCTGGGTGGATTTCGTCTGTTGGACTGGGATGTTTCGCAGACCCGTGAAGTGGACCACTTGATGGGGGGGGCGTGTCTGGTTCGCACAAGGGTCTATCAGGATCTGGGTGGCCTGGATGAGTGCTATTTTCTATATTTTGTGGACCTGGATTTTTCCAAACGCATGGCGGATTCCGGCTGGCGCTCACTCTTCGTACATGACGCCCGGGTCATCCATCGCACCGACGAGATCAAATCCACCGGAAGTATGATTCGCCTGTTGCATTCGATTCGCGGACGCTTGCGCTACACGTACACGCACCTGGGGCTGGTTGCGCGCATACTGACCGTGATCTTGACGTTCACAATCGAACCGTTGTTACGCATCGGACGCGGTTTACTGCAACGGGATGCAACGCAAATTCGGGACTTGTTCAAGGTTTACGCGATGCTACTGAAAGGAGGTGCCTGA
- a CDS encoding glycosyltransferase, producing MPEVNIIAFPKYEPRGPSSRLRFYQFEPEFQKQGVCITYHPLFGDAYVQALVSGQPRSRRLVLQAYWQRFWHLLTLHAAPDALLWIEKELFPYVPAWIERCLLARFRCVVLDYDDAVFQLYLYHRNPGVRWVLGPKIASLLRGADGVQCGSRFLDAYAQESGARNRGFLPTCIRLSAYRVKSYVGVQPKTPVVGWIGTPSSAGNLAAIRTELNAVAQRFPFRLILIGSGKLDWSGDAFELETRDWDEAREVDQILEFDVGIMPLEDSPFNRGKCGFKLIQYMACAIPVVASPVGENSVIVSDGIEGFLASESEQWQQSLQALLSDFNLRQKMGRAGRLRVEQYYCVEQQFANLMGFLQSTLWEREGRASERSF from the coding sequence GTGCCTGAGGTGAACATCATCGCCTTTCCGAAATACGAGCCGAGGGGACCCTCGTCGCGCTTGAGATTTTATCAGTTCGAACCAGAGTTTCAAAAACAAGGCGTTTGCATCACCTATCATCCGCTCTTTGGGGATGCATACGTGCAGGCACTGGTGTCCGGTCAGCCCCGCAGCCGTCGTTTGGTCCTGCAGGCTTATTGGCAGCGATTCTGGCACTTGCTCACACTTCACGCAGCACCAGATGCGCTGCTCTGGATTGAAAAAGAACTGTTTCCCTACGTGCCGGCGTGGATCGAGCGCTGCCTGTTGGCGCGCTTCCGCTGTGTGGTGCTCGACTATGACGATGCGGTTTTTCAGTTGTATCTGTATCACCGGAACCCCGGAGTGCGATGGGTGTTGGGACCCAAAATTGCGTCCCTGCTGCGAGGGGCCGATGGCGTGCAATGTGGCAGCCGTTTTCTTGATGCCTATGCCCAGGAGTCGGGTGCCCGCAATCGTGGTTTTTTGCCGACCTGTATTCGCCTGTCCGCCTACCGGGTTAAATCATACGTGGGTGTTCAGCCTAAAACACCGGTGGTTGGCTGGATTGGAACTCCTTCGTCCGCTGGAAATCTTGCAGCGATCCGCACGGAGCTGAATGCGGTCGCGCAGCGCTTTCCCTTTCGCCTCATTTTGATCGGATCGGGGAAGCTCGACTGGTCGGGGGACGCTTTTGAACTTGAGACTCGCGACTGGGATGAAGCCAGAGAAGTGGATCAGATTCTGGAGTTTGACGTGGGTATTATGCCGCTGGAGGATTCTCCCTTCAACCGAGGCAAGTGTGGTTTCAAGTTGATCCAGTACATGGCCTGTGCGATTCCGGTGGTGGCGTCGCCCGTCGGAGAGAACAGCGTGATCGTGTCCGATGGCATTGAAGGCTTTCTTGCGTCGGAAAGCGAACAGTGGCAACAGTCCCTGCAAGCTCTGCTATCGGACTTCAATTTACGACAGAAAATGGGGCGTGCGGGCCGCCTGCGGGTGGAGCAGTATTACTGTGTTGAACA